From the Musa acuminata AAA Group cultivar baxijiao chromosome BXJ3-7, Cavendish_Baxijiao_AAA, whole genome shotgun sequence genome, one window contains:
- the LOC103974658 gene encoding anthranilate O-methyltransferase 3-like has protein sequence MSMRVEEVLHMVGGAGETSYASNSKFQEKALLMTKPVLDDAIGGVYKSLHPAKMVVADLGCSSGSNTFVVMSEVLDVVGDLRRSLQERQEPPEIQFFLNDLPGNDFNHVFRCLSEYKRKVEQEKGNLLVPYYVVGVPGSFYGRLFPRRSVHFFHCSGSLNWLSQVPQGLDTERSASLNNKNIYITETSPPEVVTAYQQQFRRDLSEFLRCRYAELSYEGRLVISFGGRKSNCPTYGQMRHLWGLLAEALNALVLEGMIEEDKLVTFNLPRYAPSMEEVKAVIHGDGLLDVEEAQVFEANWDAFDDSDDDSAAFDSDLSGKNVAKYVRAAVQPLISEQFGDAILDELFSRYAANVSRHLLQQKTKHSVFVISLKKKNESHLAAG, from the exons ATGAGCATGAGGGTGGAAGAAGTCCTTCACATGGTTGGAGGGGCTGGGGAAACCAGCTATGCCTCCAATTCTAAGTTTCAG GAGAAGGCACTTCTCATGACGAAGCCAGTGCTGGACGATGCAATAGGAGGGGTTTACAAGTCGCTACACCCTGCGAAGATGGTGGTCGCCGACTTAGGTTGCTCCTCGGGCTCCAACACTTTCGTGGTGATGTCCGAGGTGCTCGACGTCGTCGGCGACCTACGACGAAGTCTACAGGAACGTCAGGAGCCACCGGAGATCCAGTTCTTCTTAAATGACCTTCCGGGGAACGACTTCAATCACGTTTTCCGGTGTCTGAGCGAGTACAAGAGGAAGGTCGAGCAAGAGAAGGGGAATCTGCTGGTGCCCTACTACGTGGTGGGAGTGCCGGGCTCCTTCTACGGCAGGCTTTTCCCACGTCGGAGCGTCCACTTCTTCCACTGTTCTGGATCTCTCAACTGGCTCTCTCAG GTTCCTCAAGGACTCGACACCGAACGGAGTGCCTCACTCAACAACAAGAACATCTACATTACAGAGACAAGCCCACCGGAGGTTGTGACAGCATATCAACAACAATTCCGACGAGACCTTTCAGAATTTCTCAGGTGTCGGTATGCAGAACTCAGCTACGAAGGCAGACTGGTGATTTCATTTGGAGGCAGGAAAAGTAATTGCCCGACCTACGGACAGATGAGACACCTCTGGGGACTCTTAGCTGAGGCCCTGAATGCCTTGGTGTTAGAG GGAATGATAGAGGAGGACAAACTGGTAACCTTCAATCTGCCACGTTATGCGCCTTCCATGGAAGAAGTGAAGGCAGTGATCCATGGTGATGGTCTGCTCGATGTAGAAGAAGCACAAGTTTTCGAGGCTAATTGGGACGCGTTCGACGACTCAGACGATGATTCTGCTGCATTCGACAGTGATCTAAGCGGCAAAAACGTGGCAAAATACGTAAGAGCAGCGGTGCAACCATTGATTTCGGAGCAATTCGGCGACGCCATTCTCGATGAGCTGTTCTCTAGATATGCAGCAAATGTTTCGAGGCACCTCCTTCAGCAGAAAACTAAGCATAGCGTGTTTGTCATTTCCttgaagaaaaagaatgaaagCCATCTCGCTGCTGGTTGA
- the LOC135642942 gene encoding anthranilate O-methyltransferase 2-like — MGKRIEGILHMVGGAGETSYASNSKFQEKVLHMAKPILEEAIGGVYMSLLPERMAVVDLGCSSGPNTLEVVSEVLDVIGKLRRSLGRQEMPEILFFLNDFPGNDFNHVFRSLGDYKRKVEEEKGKLLVPYYVVGVPGSFYGRLFPSQSVHFFNASSCLNWLSQVPEGEQGVLLNNKNIYVAETSPLEVVKAYQDQRQRDLSEFLRCRHAELTYGARMVLSFVGRKASYPPWGDMGHLFGLLAEALSALVSQGIIEEDKLVTFNLPYYAPSMEEVKAVIHREDSIVSGKNVVGYMRASFQPLIAEHFGDAILDELFSIYAANISRHLLQQKSKHYQFVISLKKKEKKKEEEEADGDAAAAAAAW, encoded by the exons atgggcaagAGGATAGAAGGAATCCTTCACATGGTCGGAGGAGCTGGGGAAACCAGCTACGCCTCCAATTCTAAGTTTCAG GAGAAGGTACTTCACATGGCGAAGCCAATACTGGAGGAGGCAATTGGAGGGGTTTACATGTCGCTGCTCCCCGAGAGGATGGCCGTGGTCGACTTAGGTTGTTCCTCGGGCCCTAACACTTTGGAGGTGGTCTCCGAGGTGCTCGACGTGATTGGCAAGCTACGTCGGAGCCTGGGACGCCAGGAGATGCCGGAGATCCTGTTCTTCTTGAATGACTTCCCGGGGAATGACTTCAATCACGTCTTCCGGTCTCTGGGAGATTACAAGAGGAAggtcgaggaggagaaggggaagctgCTGGTGCCATACTACGTCGTGGGAGTTCCAGGTTCCTTCTACGGCAGGCTTTTCCCTAGTCAAAGTGTCCACTTCTTCAACGCTTCCAGCTGTCTCAACTGGCTCTCTCAG GTTCCTGAAGGTGAACAGGGAGTTCTACTCAACAATAAGAACATCTATGTTGCAGAGACAAGCCCACTGGAAGTTGTGAAAGCATATCAAGACCAACGCCAAAGAGACTTGTCAGAGTTCCTTCGGTGCCGTCATGCAGAACTAACCTACGGAGCAAGAATGGTATTGTCATTTGTAGGAAGGAAAGCGAGTTATCCACCCTGGGGAGACATGGGACACCTTTTCGGCCTGTTAGCCGAAGCCCTGAGTGCTTTGGTGTCACAG GGTATCATAGAGGAGGACAAACTGGTGACCTTCAATTTGCCGTATTATGCACCTTCCATGGAAGAAGTAAAGGCAGTGATCCATAGGGAAGACAGTATAGTAAGCGGAAAGAACGTCGTAGGATATATGAGAGCATCGTTTCAACCCTTGATTGCAGAGCATTTCGGGGATGCCATACTGGATGAGTTATTCTCTATATATGCAGCCAATATCTCCAGGCATCTCCTTCAACAGAAAAGTAAGCACTACCAATTTGTCATTTcattgaagaagaaggagaagaagaaggaggaggaggaggctgacggcgatgctgctgctgctgctgctgcttggtgA
- the LOC135642625 gene encoding probable jasmonic acid carboxyl methyltransferase 2: MAKPILEEAIGGVYMSLLPERMAVVDLGCSSGPNTLEVVSEVLDVIGKLRRSLGRQEMPEILFFLNDLPGNDFNHVFRSLGDYKRKVEEEKGKLLVPYYVVGVPGSFYGRLFPSQSVHFFNASSCLNWLSQVPEGEQGVLLNNKNIYVAETSPLEVVKAYQDQRQRDLSEFLRCRHAELTYGARMVLSEFLRCRHAELTYMQRCNH, encoded by the exons ATGGCGAAGCCAATACTGGAGGAGGCAATTGGAGGGGTTTACATGTCGCTGCTCCCCGAGAGGATGGCCGTGGTCGACTTAGGTTGTTCCTCGGGCCCTAACACTTTGGAGGTGGTCTCCGAGGTGCTCGACGTGATTGGCAAGCTACGTCGGAGCCTGGGACGCCAGGAGATGCCGGAGATCCTGTTCTTCTTGAATGACCTCCCGGGGAATGACTTCAATCACGTCTTCCGGTCTCTGGGAGATTACAAGAGGAAggtcgaggaggagaaggggaagctgCTGGTGCCATACTACGTCGTGGGAGTTCCAGGTTCCTTCTACGGCAGGCTTTTCCCTAGTCAAAGTGTCCACTTCTTCAACGCTTCCAGCTGTCTCAACTGGCTCTCTCAG GTTCCTGAAGGTGAACAGGGAGTTCTACTCAACAATAAGAACATCTATGTTGCAGAGACAAGCCCACTGGAAGTTGTGAAAGCATATCAAGACCAACGCCAAAGAGACTTGTCAGAGTTCCTTCGGTGCCGTCATGCAGAACTAACCTACGGAGCAAGAATGGTATTGTCAGAGTTCCTTCGGTGCCGTCATGCAGAACTAACCTACATGCAGCGGTGCAACCATTGA